The Planococcus donghaensis genome contains a region encoding:
- the pckA gene encoding phosphoenolpyruvate carboxykinase (ATP) — MTSVNFANDLKELLTGQNVHVQLSVPQLVEAATSRKEAVLTREGAVKAETGKYTGRSPKDKYMVEEESSKNKVDWGNVNRPISSEVFEKLYAKVIKHLKDKDALYVFKGFAGADHESRVPIQTINEYAWHNLFAHQLFIRPSAEELQTHEAEFTVVYAPTFQADPEVDGTASETFIIVSMEQKIILIGGTEYAGEMKKSIFSIMNYLLPEKGILPMHCSANVGPEGDVTLFFGLSGTGKTTLSADGNRKLIGDDEHGWSDNGVFNIEGGCYAKTINLSRENEPQIYDAIRFGSVLENVVVDPETRIPNYDDGSLTENTRAAYPMQAIDNIVDPSVAGHPKTIVFLTADAFGVLPPISKLTKEQAMYHFLSGYTSKLAGTERGITTPEATFSTCFGSPFLPLHATVYAEMLGKKIDEHGAQVFLVNTGWTGGVYGVGSRMKLSYTRTMVRAAIKGDLNNVPTEKEAIFGFEIPTEIPGVPTEVLNPRHAWDDKEAYDKKANELAQEFQENFKKFGTVAPEISVHGGPTQK, encoded by the coding sequence ATGACTTCAGTGAACTTTGCAAACGACTTGAAGGAACTTTTAACTGGCCAAAATGTGCATGTTCAATTATCAGTGCCACAACTAGTGGAAGCAGCAACATCCCGCAAGGAAGCGGTATTAACTCGGGAAGGCGCTGTAAAAGCGGAAACAGGAAAATATACTGGCCGCTCACCGAAAGACAAATACATGGTGGAAGAAGAAAGCTCTAAAAACAAAGTCGACTGGGGCAATGTGAACCGTCCAATCTCAAGCGAAGTGTTTGAAAAGCTCTACGCTAAAGTGATTAAGCACTTAAAAGACAAAGATGCGCTTTACGTTTTCAAAGGATTTGCTGGTGCTGACCACGAATCACGTGTACCTATCCAAACAATCAATGAATACGCATGGCACAATCTATTTGCTCACCAATTGTTCATCCGTCCATCGGCTGAAGAATTACAAACACATGAAGCTGAATTCACTGTTGTGTATGCTCCAACTTTCCAGGCAGACCCTGAAGTTGACGGTACAGCTTCTGAAACTTTCATCATCGTATCAATGGAGCAAAAGATCATTTTGATCGGCGGAACTGAATACGCTGGCGAAATGAAAAAATCGATTTTCTCTATTATGAACTACTTACTTCCTGAAAAAGGCATTTTACCTATGCACTGTTCAGCAAATGTTGGGCCAGAAGGCGATGTCACATTGTTCTTCGGTTTATCTGGTACGGGTAAAACGACTTTATCAGCTGATGGCAATCGTAAGCTAATCGGTGACGATGAGCACGGTTGGTCAGATAACGGTGTATTTAACATTGAAGGCGGCTGCTACGCTAAAACAATCAATTTGTCTCGTGAAAACGAACCACAAATTTACGATGCAATTCGTTTTGGTTCAGTTCTTGAAAACGTTGTAGTCGATCCTGAAACACGCATTCCAAACTATGACGATGGTTCATTAACTGAAAACACGCGTGCTGCATACCCAATGCAAGCTATCGACAATATTGTAGACCCTTCAGTTGCAGGACATCCTAAAACGATTGTCTTCTTGACGGCTGACGCATTTGGCGTATTGCCTCCAATCAGTAAATTAACAAAAGAACAAGCTATGTACCACTTCTTAAGTGGATACACGTCTAAACTAGCAGGCACAGAACGCGGAATCACAACTCCTGAAGCAACGTTCTCAACTTGCTTTGGTTCACCTTTCTTACCGTTACACGCAACAGTATATGCTGAAATGCTAGGCAAGAAAATCGACGAGCATGGCGCTCAAGTTTTCCTTGTAAACACAGGTTGGACTGGTGGCGTATACGGAGTCGGTAGCCGCATGAAACTTTCTTACACGCGTACAATGGTTCGAGCTGCGATTAAAGGTGACTTAAACAATGTACCAACAGAAAAAGAAGCCATTTTCGGTTTTGAAATTCCAACAGAAATACCTGGAGTTCCAACAGAAGTATTAAACCCACGCCATGCATGGGATGATAAAGAAGCATATGACAAAAAAGCGAATGAATTAGCACAAGAGTTCCAAGAAAACTTCAAAAAGTTCGGCACGGTTGCACCTGAAATCAGCGTGCACGGCGGAC
- the metK gene encoding methionine adenosyltransferase, whose translation MKNRRLFTSESVTEGHPDKICDQISDAILDAILTEDPNARVACETTVTTGLVLVAGEITTSTYVDIPKVVRQTVKEIGYTRAKYGFDSETSAVLTAIDEQSADIAAGVNVALESRDGQMTDKELDDIGAGDQGLMFGYANNETEELMPLPISLAHKLARRLAEVRKEEILPYLRPDGKTQVTVEYDENNKPLRVDTIVISTQHHPEVTLEQIQRNIKEYVINEVVPAKWIDEETKYFINPTGRFVIGGPQGDAGLTGRKIIVDTYGGYARHGGGAFSGKDATKVDRSAAYAARYVAKNIVAAGLADKCEVQLAYAIGVAHPVSIAFDTFGTGIVDEDKLDDLVRANFDLRPAGIIKMLDLRRPIYKQTAAYGHFGRTDVDLPWERTDKAAILKEQAGV comes from the coding sequence TTGAAAAACCGTAGATTATTTACATCAGAATCAGTAACAGAAGGACATCCGGATAAGATCTGTGACCAAATCTCAGATGCTATTTTAGATGCAATTTTAACCGAGGATCCAAATGCACGCGTTGCGTGTGAAACAACTGTCACAACAGGACTTGTACTAGTTGCAGGAGAAATCACGACATCTACTTATGTGGATATTCCGAAAGTTGTTAGACAAACAGTAAAAGAAATTGGATACACACGCGCTAAATATGGTTTTGACTCAGAAACAAGTGCTGTTCTTACAGCAATTGATGAGCAATCAGCAGACATCGCTGCAGGAGTTAACGTAGCGCTAGAATCACGTGATGGCCAAATGACAGATAAAGAATTAGATGATATCGGAGCAGGTGACCAAGGGTTGATGTTCGGATATGCAAACAACGAAACAGAAGAATTAATGCCATTGCCGATTTCATTGGCACATAAATTGGCACGTCGTTTAGCTGAAGTTCGCAAAGAAGAAATTCTTCCATACTTGCGTCCAGATGGCAAAACACAAGTAACAGTTGAATACGATGAAAACAACAAACCGCTTCGTGTGGATACAATTGTTATCTCAACTCAACATCACCCAGAAGTAACATTAGAGCAAATTCAACGCAACATTAAAGAATATGTAATTAATGAAGTTGTACCAGCTAAATGGATTGACGAAGAAACAAAATACTTTATCAACCCAACTGGTCGTTTTGTTATTGGCGGACCTCAAGGAGATGCAGGTTTAACAGGACGTAAAATCATCGTTGATACTTATGGTGGTTATGCTCGTCATGGTGGCGGCGCATTCTCAGGAAAAGACGCAACAAAAGTTGACCGTTCAGCGGCTTATGCGGCACGTTATGTAGCGAAAAACATCGTAGCAGCTGGTCTTGCAGATAAATGTGAAGTTCAATTAGCTTATGCAATTGGTGTAGCACATCCTGTATCTATTGCATTTGATACGTTTGGAACTGGCATTGTTGATGAAGACAAATTAGATGATTTGGTACGCGCAAACTTTGACTTGCGTCCTGCTGGCATCATTAAAATGTTGGATCTACGTCGCCCAATCTACAAGCAAA